The nucleotide sequence TGCCCCCGCGCCAGTCGAAGAAGAAGCGGTCGATCCCCACCTGCCTGGTCGCCAGCGCCGCGATGATTGCCCGCGCTAGAACGCGGTCCTCCTCCGCCTCGCCCGCCCTCAGCCCAAGCCGCTTCACCAGCGCCGCCGACAGCGCCTCGTGAAAGTCCCCGGCAAAGCTCCCCAGCGCATCGCCCAGCGCCTTGTGGTCGTCCGCCACCAGGCTGAGGCAGCCCCCCAGCTGCGCCACATCCCACTGGATCGCCTCCGGCTGCCGCCCGAAGGCATAAAGCCCCATGTGGTCGAAATAAGCGGCGGTGAAGCCCGGGTCCCACTCCGGCGTGAAGCGCCACGGACCATAATCGAAGCTCTCGCCGGTGACGTTGATATTGTCGCTGTTGAGCACGCCATGGACGAACCCCGCCGCCATGTAGCCCGCTGCCAGCCGTGCCGTCCGCTCGGCCACGATCTCCAGCAGCCGGACCGCTCCCGAATCCGCCGGCTCCCCGAACAGATGCTCGTGGGCATAGGCGACCAGCTTCCCGATATTCTCCGTCTCGCCGAAATAGGCCAGCCGCTGGAAGGTGCCGATGCGGACATGGCTGTGGCTCAGCCGGGTCAGCACCGCCGAGCGGGTGGGGGAGGGCTCGTCGTTCCGTTCCAGCTGCTCGCCCGTCTCGAACAGGGCGAAGGTGCGGCTGGTCGCCACTCCCAAGGCTTCCAGCATCTCGGTCGCCAGCACCTCGCGTACCCCGCCCTTCAGCGTCAGCCTTCCGTCGCCGAAGCGGCTGTAGGGCGTCCGTCCGCTCCCCTTGGTGCCGAGGTCCATCAGCCGCCCCGCATCATCGCGCAGCTGCGCGAACAGGAAGCCGCGCCCGTCGCCGATATCCGG is from Sphingomonas sp. LHG3406-1 and encodes:
- a CDS encoding protein adenylyltransferase SelO family protein, producing the protein MTLPQPYRPDPRILELGEAFYDAVEAARFPDCKPRFLNERAAAEVGLAETDWAAHFCRFEPLPDNLPQPLALRYHGHQFRNYNPDIGDGRGFLFAQLRDDAGRLMDLGTKGSGRTPYSRFGDGRLTLKGGVREVLATEMLEALGVATSRTFALFETGEQLERNDEPSPTRSAVLTRLSHSHVRIGTFQRLAYFGETENIGKLVAYAHEHLFGEPADSGAVRLLEIVAERTARLAAGYMAAGFVHGVLNSDNINVTGESFDYGPWRFTPEWDPGFTAAYFDHMGLYAFGRQPEAIQWDVAQLGGCLSLVADDHKALGDALGSFAGDFHEALSAALVKRLGLRAGEAEEDRVLARAIIAALATRQVGIDRFFFDWRGGKRPAGDAYSGPAFDALAHAIGSRRGGRDHAYWSDEGPCSMHIEEVEAIWAAIAERDDWGPFEAKVAAIRRMGEATAEA